One segment of Calliopsis andreniformis isolate RMS-2024a chromosome 1, iyCalAndr_principal, whole genome shotgun sequence DNA contains the following:
- the LOC143181296 gene encoding uncharacterized protein LOC143181296, producing the protein MKLLLPILTFACIITLGSSAIDTSDGKLTTKLTPVNSATYEDDTKDLTAAASDRTFHISKEYGQPGGYGGVGPYLGLGGSIYGPGTGYRGTTLNPGYLNPGYRGYPVGGPGGIIGGGHIGYGYYGTSGYSPNYGGYGGYSGYGNYGGYGGYGGYGNGLGGYGGYGSGYGSGYGSGYGSGYGSGYVPGSYSTGVYDDGYYGYGGRGGYGRYGGQGYDGYGYGTGYGGSNYGSSYNGRGNYDTYGYRGSNYGSYAGYPSGYRGYS; encoded by the exons ATGAAACTGCTTCTCCCT ATATTAACGTTCGCCTGCATAATTACGCTTGGCAGCAGTGCGATTGATACATCTGATGGAAAATTAACCACCAAGTTAACACCTGTAAACAGCGCAACATATGAAGATGATACAAAAGATTTGACAGCAGCTGCTAGTGATCGAA CGTTCCATATTAGCAAAGAATATGGCCAGCCTGGAGGGTACGGTGGGGTCGGACCATACTTGGGGCTTGGTGGGTCGATTTATGGTCCTGGTACAGGCTATCGAGGAACCACCTTGAATCCAGgttacctcaatcctggatataGAGGATATCCAGTGGGTGGGCCTGGTGGAATTATCGGGGGCGGCCATATCGG ATACGGTTACTACGGGACTTCTGGGTACAGCCCCAATTACGGAGGCTATGGTGGATACAGTGGTTACGGCAATTATGGGGGTTACGGTGGATATGGTGGTTACGGGAATGGCCTAGGAGGCTATGGAGGCTACGGTAGCGGTTATGGtagtggctatggcagtggctatggcagtggctacggTAGCGGCTACGTTCCAGGAAGTTATTCGACGGGTGTCTACGATGATGGATATTATGGATACGGCGGACGAGGTGGCTATGGACGTTATGGTGGTCAGGGTTATGACGGTTACGGGTATGGAACAGGGTACGGTGGATCAAATTACGGATCCTCGTACAATGGGCGAGGCAACTACGATACGTATGGTTATCGTGGAAGCAATTATGGAAGCTATGCTGGCTATCCATCGGGGTACAGAGGCTACTCATAA
- the LOC143183053 gene encoding uncharacterized protein LOC143183053, with protein YPGCGGYGGVPGVPGVPGLPGFPGLPGLPGLPGVSGTPGYPGCGGVGGDPGVPGVPGVPGRPGMPGIPGVPGYPGCGGVGGIPGVPGVPGVPGVPGRPGIPGVPGVPG; from the coding sequence TATCCAGGCTGCGGAGGATATGGTGGTGTACCGGGAGTACCAGGGGTACCAGGCTTACCTGGTTTTCCAGGTCTACCTGGTCTACCTGGTTTACCTGGCGTCTCAGGGACACCGGGATATCCAGGATGCGGTGGTGTCGGTGGCGATCCAGGTGTTCCAGGAGTTCCAGGTGTACCTGGACGTCCCGGTATGCCAGGTATACCGGGTGTACCGGGATATCCAGGGTGTGGAGGTGTCGGTGGTATACCAGGTGTTCCAGGAGTTCCAGGAGTTCCTGGTGTACCTGGGCGTCCTGGTATACCAGGAGTTCCTGGTGTGCCAGGGTAA
- the LOC143183058 gene encoding uncharacterized protein LOC143183058 has protein sequence MLGRARASFFSLVIATYLLQCTQQQGSRQSREVILNISDDQKTQYLNQDFYSNAYNYGYEVSPNGQFHHELRGPDDITYGCYGYIDPFGKLKTTFYISDGWGYRVVQPGKAIEVFLHEHEHHQHDDSHQHDDGEHDHHDHHGVITEWKDLYFPEICKQFDGTNVKPGTMLPPGGSMYHTNPGTPPQPEYPGHPGSPGTPGQPGRPGSLPLPGYPGHPGSPGTPGTPGTPGLPGTPPQPGYPGHPGTPGTPGIPGRPGTPPQPGYPGHPGHPGTPGTPGTPGIPGKPGTPPQPGYPGYPGTPGTPEIPGQPGTPGTPPQPGYPGHPGSPGTPGTPGTPGLPGTPPQPGYPGHPGTPGTPGIPGKPGTPPQPGYPGHPGTPGTPGTPGQPGTPGTPPQPGYPGHPGTPGTPGLPGTPGTPPQPGYPGHPGHPGTPGTPGTPGIPGKPGTPPQPGYPGYPGTPGTPGIPGQPGTPGTPPQPGYPGHPGTPGTPGIPGKPGTPPQPGYPGHPGTPGTPGIPGKPGTPPQPGYPGHPGTPGTPGTPGQSGTPGTPPQPGYPGHPGIPGIPGKPGTPSLPGYPGHPGSPGTPGTPGTPGIPGKPGTPPQPGYPGYPGTPGTPGIPGQPGTPGTPPQPGYPGHPGSPGTPGTPGTPGLPGTPPQPGYPGHPGTPGTPGIPGKPGTPPQPGYPGHPGTPGTPGTPGQPGTPGTPPQPGYPGHPGTPGTPGIPGKPGTPPQPGYPGHPGTPGTPGIPGKPGTPPQPGYPGHPGTPGTPGTPGQPGTPGTPPQPGYPGHPGIPGIPGKPGTPSLPGYPGHPGSPGTPGTPGTPGTPGQPGTPQQPGYPGHPGTPGTPGTPGIPGKPGTPPQPGHPGYPGTPGIPGTPGTPPQPGYPGHPGTPGIPSHPGTPPQPGYPGHPGTPGIPGKPGTPPQPGYPGHPGSPGTPGTPGTPGQPGTPPQPGYPGHPGTPGIPGKPGTPPQPGYPGHPGSPGTPGTPPQPGYPGHPGTPGTPGSPGTPGVPGIPGHPGTPPQPGYPGHPGTPGTPGTPGIPGKPGTPGKPPQPGYPGHPGTPGTPGIPGTPGTPPQPGYPGHPGAPGTPGSPGTPGIPGRPGTPSQPGYPGYPGSPGTPGTPGIPGHPGTPPQPAYPGHPGSPGTPGQPGLPGTPPQPGYPGHPGTPGIPGKPGTPPQPGYPGHPGSPGTPGTPGTPGTPPQPGYPGHPGTPGTPGTPGIPGHPGTPPQPGYPGHPGSPGIPGQPGRPGTPPQPGYPGHPGSPGTPGTPGTPGQPGTPPQPGYPGYPGSPGTPGQPGRPGTPPQPGYPGHPGSPGIPGTPGTPGQPGTPPQPGYPGHPGSPGTPGTPGLPGTPPQHGYPGHPGSPGTPGTPGQPGTPPQPGYPGHPGSPGTPGQPGRPGTPPQPGYPGHPGSPGIPGTPGTPGQPGTPPQPGYPGHPGSPGTPGTPGIPGQPGTPPQPGYPGHPGSPGIPGTPGTPGQPGTPPQPGYPGHPGSPGTPGTPGIPGQPGTPPQPGYPGHPGSPGTPGQPGRPGTPPQPGYPGHPGLPGIPGTPGTPGQPGTPPQPGYPGHPGSPGTPGTPGLPGQPGYPGLPGSPSPPDNSGKPGKPGKPHKPGKPGHHGKPGGHRPPGLPRT, from the exons ATGCTCGGCCGTGCCCGCGCCTCTTTCTTCAGCCTG GTGATTGCCACATATCTGTTGCAATGCACACAGCAGCAAGGAAGTAGGCAGAGTCGAGAAGTGATACTCAACATCAGTGACGAccaaaaaacacaatatttaAATCAAGACTTCTATTCCA atgCGTATAATTATGGTTACGAGGTGAGCCCGAACGGACAATTTCATCATGAACTACGAGGGCCAGATGACATCACATACGGGTGCTATGGATACATAGACCCATTTGGAAAACTGAAAACAACGTTCTACATTAGCGACGGTTGGGGATACCGAGTAGTCCAACCAGGGAAAGCAATCGAAGTGTTCCTTCACGAGCACGAGCATCACCAACATGATGATTCACATCAACATGACGATGGCGAGCATGATCATCACGACCATCATGGTGTTATTACAGAATGGAAGGATTTATATTTTCCAGAAATCTGTAAACAATTTGACGGCACGAATGTAAAACCAGGCACAATGTTACCACCAGGAGGAAGTATGTATCATACTAAT CCAGGAACGCCACCACAACCTGAGTATCCTGGACACCCCGGATCACCTGGAACTCCAGGACAGCCAGGTAGACCGGGATCTCTACCGCTACCTGGATATCCTGGACACCCAGGATCACCAGGAACACCAGGAACGCCGGGAACTCCAGGACTGCCAGGAACACCACCACAACCTGGATATCCTGGGCACCCCGGAACACCTGGAACACCAGGAATACCAGGCAGGCCAGGAACACCTCCACAACCTGGATATCCTGGGCATCCTGGGCATCCTGGAACACCAGGAACACCAGGAACACCAGGAATACCAGGCAAGCCAGGAACGCCACCACAGCCTGGGTATCCTGGATACCCAGGAACTCCAGGAACTCCAGAAATACCAGGACAACCAGGCACGCCAGGAACACCACCACAACCTGGATATCCTGGACACCCAGGATCACCAGGAACACCAGGAACGCCGGGAACTCCAGGACTCCCGGGAACACCACCACAACCTGGATATCCTGGGCACCCTGGTACACCAGGAACACCAGGAATACCAGGCAAGCCAGGAACTCCACCACAACCTGGGTATCCTGGACACCCAGGAACACCAGGAACCCCAGGAACACCAGGACAACCAGGCACGCCAGGAACACCTCCACAACCTGGATATCCTGGGCACCCCGGAACACCTGGAACACCAGGATTACCAGGCACGCCAGGAACACCTCCACAACCTGGATATCCTGGGCATCCTGGGCATCCTGGAACACCAGGAACACCAGGAACACCAGGAATACCAGGCAAGCCAGGAACGCCACCACAGCCTGGGTATCCTGGATACCCAGGAACTCCAGGAACTCCAGGAATACCAGGACAACCAGGCACGCCAGGAACACCTCCACAACCTGGATATCCTGGGCATCCTGGAACACCAGGAACACCAGGAATACCAGGCAAGCCAGGAACGCCACCACAACCTGGATATCCTGGGCATCCTGGAACACCAGGAACACCAGGAATACCAGGCAAGCCAGGAACTCCACCACAACCTGGGTATCCTGGACACCCAGGAACACCAGGAACCCCAGGAACACCAGGACAATCAGGCACGCCAGGAACACCTCCACAACCTGGATATCCTGGGCACCCTGGAATACCAGGAATACCAGGCAAGCCAGGAACACCATCACTACCCGGATATCCTGGACACCCTGGATCGCCTGGTACACCAGGAACGCCAGGAACGCCAGGAATACCAGGCAAGCCAGGAACGCCACCACAGCCTGGGTATCCTGGATACCCAGGAACTCCAGGAACTCCAGGAATACCGGGACAACCAGGCACGCCAGGAACACCTCCACAACCTGGATATCCTGGACACCCAGGATCACCAGGAACACCAGGAACGCCGGGAACTCCAGGACTCCCGGGAACACCACCACAACCTGGATATCCTGGGCACCCTGGTACACCAGGAACACCAGGAATACCAGGCAAGCCAGGAACTCCACCACAACCTGGGTATCCTGGACACCCAGGAACACCAGGAACCCCAGGAACACCAGGACAACCAGGCACGCCAGGAACACCTCCACAACCTGGATATCCTGGGCATCCTGGAACACCAGGAACACCAGGAATACCAGGCAAGCCAGGAACGCCACCACAACCTGGATATCCTGGGCATCCTGGAACACCAGGAACACCAGGAATACCAGGCAAGCCAGGAACTCCACCACAACCTGGGTATCCTGGACACCCAGGAACACCAGGAACCCCAGGAACACCAGGACAACCAGGCACGCCAGGAACACCTCCACAACCTGGATATCCTGGGCACCCTGGAATACCAGGAATACCAGGCAAGCCAGGAACACCATCACTACCCGGATATCCTGGACACCCTGGATCGCCTGGTACACCAGGAACGCCAGGAACGCCAGGAACTCCAGGACAACCGGGAACACCACAACAACCCGGATATCCTGGGCACCCTGGAACACCAGGAACACCAGGGACCCCAGGAATACCAGGTAAACCAGGAACACCACCACAACCAGGGCATCCTGGATATCCTGGAACACCAGGTATACCAGGGACACCGGGAACACCTCCACAACCTGGATATCCTGGGCACCCTGGAACGCCAGGAATACCAAGCCATCCCGGAACGCCACCACAACCTGGATATCCTGGGCACCCTGGAACACCAGGAATACCAGGCAAGCCAGGAACACCACCACAACCTGGATATCCTGGACACCCTGGATCGCCTGGAACACCAGGAACGCCAGGAACTCCAGGACAACCAGGAACACCACCACAACCGGGATATCCTGGGCACCCTGGAACACCAGGAATACCAGGCAAGCCAGGAACACCACCACAACCCGGATATCCTGGACACCCTGGATCGCCTGGAACACCAGGAACGCCACCACAACCGGGATATCCTGGGCACCCTGGAACACCTGGGACACCTGGAAGCCCAGGAACACCAGGAGTACCAGGAATACCAGGCCATCCGGGAACACCTCCACAGCCTGGTTATCCTGGTCACCCTGGAACACCAGGAACACCAGGGACCCCAGGAATACCGGGAAAACCAGGAACACCAGGAAAACCTCCACAACCTGGATATCCAGGGCACCCCGGAACACCTGGAACACCAGGAATACCAGGCACGCCAGGAACGCCTCCACAACCTGGATACCCAGGGCACCCTGGCGCACCAGGAACACCTGGAAGCCCAGGAACACCAGGAATACCAGGCAGGCCAGGAACACCATCACAACCAGGGTATCCTGGATATCCTGGATCACCTGGAACACCAGGAACGCCAGGAATACCAGGCCATCCAGGAACGCCACCTCAACCTGCGTATCCTGGACACCCAGGATCACCAGGAACTCCAGGACAACCAG GACTGCCGGGAACACCACCACAACCGGGATATCCTGGACACCCTGGAACACCAGGAATACCAGGCAAACCAGGAACGCCACCACAACCAGGATATCCTGGACACCCTGGATCACCTGGAACACCAGGAACGCCAGGAACTCCAGGAACACCACCACAACCGGGGTATCCTGGGCACCCCGGAACACCAGGAACACCAGGAACACCAGGAATACCAGGCCACCCAGGAACGCCGCCACAACCGGGATATCCTGGGCACCCTGGATCACCAGGAATTCCAGGACAACCTGGCAGACCAGGAACTCCACCACAGCCTGGATATCCTGGACACCCTGGATCACCTGGTACACCAGGAACGCCAGGAACTCCAGGACAACCAGGAACACCACCACAACCCGGATATCCTGGATACCCTGGATCACCAGGAACTCCAGGACAACCCGGTAGACCAGGAACTCCACCACAACCTGGATATCCTGGACACCCTGGATCACCTGGAATACCAGGAACCCCAGGAACTCCAGGACAACCAGGCACGCCACCACAACCCGGATATCCTGGACATCCAGGATCGCCTGGTACACCAGGAACTCCAGGACTACCAGGAACACCGCCACAACACGGATATCCTGGACATCCAGGATCGCCTGGTACACCAGGAACTCCTGGACAACCAGGCACGCCACCACAACCCGGATATCCTGGACACCCTGGATCACCAGGAACTCCAGGACAACCCGGTAGACCAGGAACTCCACCACAACCTGGATATCCTGGACACCCTGGATCACCTGGAATACCAGGAACCCCAGGAACTCCAGGACAACCAGGCACGCCACCACAACCCGGATATCCTGGACACCCTGGCTCGCCTGGTACGCCAGGAACGCCAGGAATTCCAGGACAACCAGGCACGCCACCACAACCCGGATATCCTGGACACCCTGGATCACCTGGAATACCAGGAACGCCAGGAACTCCAGGACAACCAGGCACGCCACCACAACCCGGATATCCTGGACACCCTGGCTCGCCTGGTACACCAGGAACGCCAGGAATTCCAGGACAACCAGGCACGCCACCACAACCCGGATATCCTGGACACCCTGGATCACCAGGAACTCCAGGACAACCCGGTAGACCAGGAACTCCACCACAACCTGGATATCCTGGACACCCTGGATTACCTGGAATACCAGGAACGCCAGGAACTCCAGGACAACCAGGCACGCCACCACAACCCGGATATCCTGGACACCCTGGCTCGCCTGGTACACCCGGCACTCCGGGACTACCAGGGCAACCAGGTTATCCCGGTTTACCTGGAAGTCCTAGTCCTCCCGACAATTCTGGTAAACCAGGTAAACCTGGCAAACCCCATAAGCCTGGTAAACCTGGTCATCATGGCAAGCCAGGGGGACACCGACCCCCGGGATTGCCA CGCACCTAG
- the LOC143183042 gene encoding uncharacterized protein LOC143183042, translating to GSPGVPGIPGTPSQPEQPGGSHPGKPGRPGKPGRPGRPGHNGHHGKPGQPQYPQYPTEPQAPAGDIGGIGPDGPNGPWPNGPDGPEGPGGPGGPGGPGGPGGPDGPGGPDGPEGPVGGVGGDGGVGGEGGVGPDGPDGPWPTGSPGPDGPWPGDPDYVPGVKPISRPRHEGPIKLQYPLKYYEPTTPNTFNPAFYANFGQKQVERLSTSKFNSEYSRNATSQENYEKNLESTAFRYPIKLSSPFDTKDSQLEDQSGRLGYRPGQVNQNADEINNLLQRKESRKYIEEEEDNNGYDGVRKFSPQRNQQAYNEVKTFKTGKYSGQEQSEFGSREHPKFPQQTTKVSQPIRGNPIVQIETQSSTYQNSEGQANVKYQSTSGSSASFIKQVNELSETELGPSPDISAIGVQPPSPSNKPYQQSVGPDPQTCPCYLLEPGNATVTTTSTTSIPLIGQLGFIPVVFIPYCPGDETDSQTMRDKFPSATPVPYACNACGAQSGKIETRLLSLNELGSVENLREALQQAKLGFLNVSARRRTERRRTKSRHVK from the exons GGATCACCTGGTGTACCAGGAATCCCAGGAACTCCATCACAGCCTGAACAACCTGGTGGATCTCATCCCGGTAAACCTGGTAGACCCGGTAAGCCTGGGCGGCCTGGGCGACCTGGACATAATGGACATCATGGAAAGCCAG gTCAACCGCAATATCCCCAATATCCTACCGAGCCTCAAGCTCCAGCTGGCGACATAGGAGGCATTGGACCCGACGGTCCCAATGGTCCCTGGCCTAATGGTCCTGACGGTCCAGAGGGACCAGGCGGCCCAGGTGGACCAGGAGGACCAGGAGGACCAGGAGGACCAGACGGTCCAGGTGGTCCAGATGGTCCAGAGGGACCTGTTGGTGGTGTTGGAGGAGATGGAGGTGTAGGTGGTGAAGGAGGTGTTGGCCCTGATGGTCCAGATGGTCCATGGCCAACAGGTTCACCTGGCCCTGATGGTCCATGGCCAGGCGATCCAGACTATGTACCTGGAGTAAAGCCAATATCAAGACCACGACATGAGGGACCGATTAAACTTCAATATCCATTAAAATATTACGAGCCTACGACACCGAATACCTTTAATCCAGCGTTCTATGCAAACTTTGGTCAGAAGCAAGTAGAACGACTTTCTACTTCTAAATTCAACTCAGAATACAGTAGAAATGCAACATCACAAGAGAATTATGAGAAGAACCTTGAATCTACCGCATTTAGGTATCCCATTAAACTAAGCAGTCCTTTCGATACAAAAGACTCACAGCTCGAAGATCAATCTGGCAGGCTAGGTTACCGACCAGGGCAAGTAAACCAAAACGCAGATGAAATTAATAATTTACTTCAGCGAAAAGAGTCTCGAAAATATATCGAGGAAGAAGAAGACAACAATGGATACGACGGCGTGAGGAAATTCTCTCCCCAGAGGAATCAACAGGCTTATAACGAAGTAAAGACATTCAAGACAGGGAAGTACTCTGGTCAAGAGCAATCTGAATTTGGCTCCCGTGAGCATCCCAAGTTCCCCCAACAAACTACGAAAGTGAGTCAGCCTATTCGAGGCAACCCAATCGTTCAGATAGAGACACAGAGTTCCACGTATCAAAACTCTGAGGGTCAGGCCAACGTAAAATATCAATCGACAAGTGGAAGTAGCGCGTCGTTCATCAAACAGGTAAACGAACTGTCTGAGACAGAATTAGGTCCGAGTCCAGATATATCTGCTATAGGGGTTCAGCCTCCGAGTCCGAGCAACAAGCCCTACCAGCAGTCAGTAGGGCCAGACCCGCAAACCTGTCCTTGCTACCTTCTCGAACCGGGCAATGCCACCGTCACTACCACCAGCACGACCTCCATTCCCCTCATTGGTCAGCTTGGCTTCATTCCCGTGGTATTCATACCATACTGTCCTGGCGACGAGACGGACAGCCAAACCATGAGAGACAAATTCCCCTCTGCAACGCCTGTACCGTATGCATGCAACGCGTGTGGGGCGCAAAGCGGAAAGATCGAAACGAGGCTTCTCAGTCTGAATGAGCTTGGCAGCGTCGAGAACCTGAGGGAGGCGTTGCAGCAAGCGAAACTTGGCTTTTTGAATGTTTCAGCTCGGCGTCGGACCGAGAGGAGGCGAACGAAGAGCCGGCACGTCAAGTGA